From the genome of Streptomyces xanthophaeus:
CGTACCGGCCTTGCCCCAGCCGTTGAAGTTGGTGTCCACACCGGCGACGGCACCCGGGGCGACGACGAAGGTGGGGCCGAAGTCGCGGATCCAGAGGTCGTCGTTGGGGATGTCGAGGACCTGGATGCCGTAGTAGGCGCCCAGTCCGCACTGGTAGCGGGCCTCGGCGGCCTGGCCGGGGCGGGCCAGCACCACGACCGGCTCGTAGCGCGATATCGCGTGAGCCACCTCGGCGATGTCCCTGCGCACCGCCCCGAGGCCGCTGCCCCACACCGAGGAGAGGGCCGGCCAGGCCATGTACGTACGGATGTGCCGGTCGGTCTCGGCGGGCATGCGGAGCGTGCCGGGGCCGTTCGGGGCGGCCGAGGCCGTCCGCGCCAGCGGGGGGAGGGCGGATCCGAGGGCTGCCAGCGGCAGGGCCGCCGCGCCGAACTGGAGCACTCGGCGGCGAGAGGTGCTGGGGTTCATATCCATGGTGACTCCCTGATGCGGAGGGGCGGGATGGACGGCATCCTCGCCTTAACTGAAAATTCAGTCAACCTTTCCTGCGTGTCGCCCCGGCGCTCGGGCCCTGTTCCGCTTCCCGGGATCAGCTCGTGCGGAAGTGGTCGACGGCGATCGTCACGGTTCCCGCGGAGGTCGCTTCGACGAGCCGTACGATCGCGACTTCCCGCTGGTCAGGGCTTCGTACACAGAAGGGCCGCTCGTGCGTGAGCGCCTTGAAGGGCAGGGTCGTCACGGGCCGGGTCTCGATGCCCCGCGCACAGTCGTCCGGGGTCAGCTCTCCGCTTCCGTCGGCGACGAAGGCGTCGGACTCCTCCGAGAGCAGGAAGGCGTCGGAGCCGCGGGCGAGGTACCAGGCGGCCGTCTCGACGGGAACCACCTTCCCTGCGCGCAGGTCGAACTCGTAACCGGAATCCGGGGCGGTGAGCTCGGCCTGCGAGTACCCCGGCACGTACGCGGATGCCGTCGACCGGGGCGGACCGGCGGTGGGCTCCGCAGCGGGGGTCTCCCCCTCCTCCGGGGGCAGGCCGAACCAGTAGGCACCGCCTCCGCACGCCAGCAGGGCCGCGGCGGCCAGGGCGACCACGGGCAGCCGGTTCCGGTCGCGCCGCCGGTCACGGCGCGCCGGGGACGCGGGCGCCGCCGGGGCCAGGGCCGGGATCGGAGCCGGGTCCGGAGCCTGGTCCGGAGCGGGCGCCGGCGCCGGATCGGAGCCCGGGACCGGGCCCGGGGCGTACGGCAGGGTCCCGCCCGGCCCGGGGGCGGGGTACGCGGCCGCCGTCATGGTCGCCCGGAGGTGCTCCGGCACGGGCGGCCCCGGCCGGCCGGACCCCGCGGCGCCGCCGGACCCAGCGGCGCCGCCGGACCCAGCGGACGGGCCGGACGCCGCCGGCTCCCCGGCCGGGTGGGCGTCCGTCCGGCCCCCGACCTCCTCCAGCACCGGGCGGGGCAGCCAGCCGTCGGTGAACTCCGGCCGCGGACCCACCAAGGGGTGCGCGTGGACGGCCGCGATCAGATCGGCGGTCGTGGGACGGTCCTGCGGAGACTTGGCCAGGCACCACGACAGCAGGTCGTGCAGCTCGCGGGGGATCCGGCCGAGGTCCGGGTGCTCGTGGACCACCCGGTACAGGGCGCCGGACTCCGGCCCGTTCCCGAAGGGCGGGACCCCGCCCGCCACGAACCCGGCGAGCGCCCCGAGCGCGAACACGTCGGTCGCCGGCGTCACCGGGTGGCCCAGCGCCTGCTCCGGCGCCATGAAGGCGGCGGTGCCGATCCGCAGGCCGACGCCGGTCAGGGCGGCGGCGTCGGCGGCTCGCGCGATGCCGAAGTCGATCACCCGCGGCCCGTCCCCCGCGACGAGCACGTTCGCCGGTTTGAGGTCCCGGTGGACGACGCCCACCCGGTGGATCTCCTGGAGGGCCTCGGCGATGCCGGCGACGAGCAGCAGCACCGTACGGACCGGCAGTGGTCCGTGCCGCTGCACGACCTGGTGCAGCGAGGGACCGGGCACGTAGGCCGTGGCCAGCCACGGGGTGTGGTCGTCCTCGCCCGAGTCGACGACCTGCGCCGTGAAGAGGCCGTGGATCCGGCGGGCACTCGCCACCTCCTGGGCGAAGCGCTCGCGGAACTCCGGGTCCGCGGCGAACTCCCGGCGGACGGCCTTCAGCGCGATGGGCCGGCCGCCCGGCGTGTACGCCAGGTAGACCACCCCCATGCCGCCGGAGCCGAGCCGGGCGTGGAGGCGGTAGCCACCGATCTCGTGGGGGTCGTCGGCGGACAGGGCCGTGAGGGCGGACTGAACGCCGGGAAGCTGAGCGAACATGCGGTGGCTCTTTCAACGATGCGGCAATGACCTGGGGCGCATCGTGCCGCTAACTAAAGTTTCAGTCAATGTGTGACAATGCGAGACGCACACCGCCAGAAGGGAGGATCACCCGGTGTCGGATCGAAGAAGGGCCATCCTGGAGGGCGCCGCGCGGGTCATCGCCAGACGCGGGGTCCGCGGACTGCGGGTGAGCGACCTGGCGGCCGAGGCCGGCGTGTCGACCGCCTTGATCTACTACCACTTCAAGGACCGGACCGGCATCCTGCGGCACGCCCTGGCGTTCATCGGCGACCGGGCCGACCGCTACACGGGCGCCGCCGACGAGGTGGGCGCCGCTCCCCCCACCGCGGACCCGCGCCGGCTCCTGGAGCGGATCCTGCTGCTCGAATTCCAGGACCTGCCCGAGGTGCGCGAGAACAGTACGGCCTGGGGGGAGCTGCGGGCCCATACGATCTTCGACCCGGAACTGCGAGACGAGCTCGCCGCGGCCGGCGCGGCCTGGGTGGAGGAGGTCGCCGGCCTGCTGGCCGCGGCATGTCCGGCCGCTCCGGGCGCCGCCGTCACCGCCGCCGCCGAGCGGCTGACCGCCCTCCTGGAGGGCCTGAGCAGCCGCTGGCTGAGCGGCCTGCTGCCCGTGGGGCACGCCCGTGACCTGATGCGCGGGGCGATCGGGGTCGAGATCAGCCGCCTCGGTTCCCTCGCCGCCAAAATTGACTGAAATTCCAGTCAGTGCGACAGTGGACGACATCCGGCCGCACCACTTTCCCGTGCGTACCGGATGTTCTCGGTGCAAAGCGTGCACCCTTTGGATAGGGCCCGGCCCGACGGCCTGTGCCACGCCTCCCGTGCCCGCCCTGGCCGGACGCCCCTCGCTCCGCCAGCACACGATCGGAGTCCCCCGTGTCGTTCACTCCCCCCACCCGCCGGTCCGTCCTCCGTACCTTCGCCGGGATCGGCGCCGCCGTCTTCGGTGCGGCGGCCTGCGGTCCCGCCGAGTCCGGCACCCGGCCCGGCGCCGCGGGCTCGGGCTCCCCTCAGCCCGCTGCGGACGGAAAGCGCCGGTTCGGCGCCGAGTGGGAGAGCCACACCCGCACCTTCATGTCCTGGCCGGCCCTCGCCTCGGTCTGGGAGCAGGACCTGCCCTACGTACGCGAGGACATCGCGCGGATCGCCCGGGCCGTCGGCGGCTACGAAGAAGTGATCATGATGGCCCGGCCCGACCAGGTGAGCGCGGCCCAGAAGGCCGTCGGCTCCCAGGTCGAGGTGATCCCGCTGGCGGTCGACGACCTGTGGGCCCGCGACACCGTCCCGGTGTTCGTCGAGGAGGGCGCCGAAGTCGTCGGCGTGGACTTCAACTTCAACGGCTGGGGCAACAAGCAGGAGCACACGAACGACGCCCAGGTCGGACGCCTGCTGCTGCAGAAGTACGGGATCCCGCGCGTCCAGGCCCCGCTCGTCGCCGAGGGCGGTTCCTTCGAGACCGACGGCGAGGGCACCCTGATGGTCACCGAGAGCTCGATCGTCAACGACAACCGCAACAAGGGGAAGTCCCGGGACACCATCGAGGCCGAGCTCAAGCAGACCCTGGGCGTCCAGAAGGTCATCTGGCTGGCCGGCGTACGCGGCGAGGACATCACCGACGCGCACGTGGACAGCCTCGTACGCTTCACCGCCCCCGGAGTGGTCCTGCTGGACCGGGCCCACCCCAGCACCCCGCCGGACTCCTGGTCCCGCTCCGCCGACCAGGCGAAGTCCGTCCTGTCGAAGGCGACGGACGCCCGCGGCCGCCGTTTCGAGGTCATCGACCTGCCGCAGCCCGACCTGAACCGGATCACGGGCGAGGGGGACGACTTCGTCTCCACCTACGCCAACTTCTACGTCGCCAACGACTCGGTGTTCATGCCCCAGTTCGGGGACCGCAAGGCGGACGACCGCGCCCGCGGCATCCTGCGGGAGCACTTCCCCAAGCGGGACGTCGTCATGGTGAAGATCGACACCATCGCCTCGGGCGGCGGCGGCATCCACTGCTCGACCCACGACCAGCCCGGCAAGCCCGCCGCCTGATCCGCCCCGCGCACGCCCCGCGCACCCCGCACCACCGGAGCCACCGTGTCGAACCCGCACCGCCCCGCACGACCCGCGCGCCGCGTCCCGCTGCTCCCGGGCCTGGTCCTGATCGCCATCGTCGCGGCGGTCACCGTGGGGGCGTGGCTCCAGTTCGGGGAACGGCAGGCTCTGGACACGGCGTACACGGCGGGGCGCGCCGACCGGGACCGCATCGACGTCAGTGCCACGATCCAGCGCGTCGACGCCGCGGGCCGCGAGATGACCCTGCGGGTCCTGGTCACCCCCCGGGGCGCCCTGGCGGAAGCCGACGGGGTCTCCCCCGCCGAGGACCTCACCGTCCAGACCTCGACGGCCACCCGGGGCGACCTGACCTTCAAGGCGCACCAGCGCATCGCCACGATGGACGTCCCCGTGGCCCTGACGGGCGGCTCGATCACCGACTACCCGTTCGACGCCTACGGGGCGGACGTCGAATTCGGCGCGGTGCTCGGCGGCGAGAAGGTCCCCGTCCGCGTCACGCTCTCCAACAACGACGTCCTCTTCTCGGCGACGGTCGACGCCTCGACGACGCAGGGCGTCGCGGTCCTCGGCATCGACCTGGCCCGGTCCAACAGCGTCTTCATCTTCGCGATCTTCATGATGCTCGCCATGTGGGCGCTCGCCGTCTCGGTCCTGATCGGCGGCTGGTACCTGGTCACCCGCCGCAAGGGCCTGACCTGGCCCGCCCTCGGCTGGATGGCCGCGACCCTCTTCGCGCTGGCCGCCTTCCGCAACACGGCCCCGGGCTCCCCGCCGATCGGCTGCCTGCTCGACTACATCGCCTTCCTCTGGGCGGAGACGGTCATCGCGTTCTGCCTGATCACGGTGGTCATCACGGGCATCCGCGCCGAACCCCCGGCCACGGCACCCACGGACACGCCCTAAGGCCGTGTCGGCGAAGTCCCGGCTGCCCCGCGGCGCCTGGCACCGCACCTCATCCCCCAGACTCCGTCCGGGGGGACCCCCAGGTTGTCGGGCGCGCCCGAGTACGTCCAGTACACGGGCGGCCCTCCGCCTTGCGAGGCTTCCCCTAGGCCCTGCGGGCCTGGGGAGACCCCATGGCACCAGACGCCGCGGGGCCCGCCCTCCGGGCGGCCGGCGCCACCTTGCGGACACGGCCTGGGGGTCACCCCCGTCGGCTCGCTCTCCGGCGCTCAGCCTCCGGAGCGCGCCGCGGGGCGGCCGGCCCGGCGGGCCTCCAGCGCGCGCTTCGCTTGCGGCCATTCCGGCCGGGTGATGCTGTACACCGCCGTGTCGCGGATCCAGCCGTCCCGCATCACCATGTGGTGGCGCAGCACGCCCTCGTGCGTCGCGCCCAGCCCGGCGATCGCCGCCCGTGACTTCGTGTTCCGTACGTCCGTCAGCAGCTCGACCCGGTTCATCCCCAGGGCCTCGAAGGCATGCGTCAGCATCAGCAGCTTCGCCTCGGTGTTCACACCGGTCCGCTGACGGGACTCCGCGAGGAAGGTCCAGCCGATCTCCAGCCGCCGCTGCGCGGTGTTGATCATCATCAGCCGGGTGGAGCCGAGGACCTGCCCCGTCGCAGCGTCCACCGTCGCGTACGGGAGCTGCGTGCCCTCGGCACGCGCCGCCATCGCCTCTTCGATGAAACCGCGGACGTCGTCCGGGTGCGGTACGAGCGTCACGGCGAGCTCCCACAGGCTGCCGTCGCGAACCGCCGCGCACAGCCCGTCGTGGTGCCGCAGCTCCAGCGGCTCCAGCCGGACCCGCTCCCCCACGAGTACCGCCGGCTCCACCGCTGCCGGCGCCGTAGCCTTCGCCTTCGCCTGCTCCATGTCTGGTCCGCCCGTCCCCCGCGTACATCACGACAGGGCGACCCTACGCGGCGCCGATCACCGGCCCCACCGGAATTCGCCCTGCGGGACGGCGCGGTCGGCCGGCCCCGGCTCCGCGCGCACTCAGACCAGTTCGGGCTGCTGCTCGCGCCGCGGCTGCGGCACCCGCACCGCCTCCGCCGCCGCGGTCTCCCGTTCCCACATCCTGGTGATCCGTACGTAGCCGTAGATCACCGAGCCCATCGCGAGGAGGAGCAGCGGCCCGAAGACCCACGGGTACGTCGCCAGCTGCATCGACAGATAGCGGTACGAGGCCAGGTACGCGACGAACACCGTCGCGCCATAGGCGGTCAGCAGGACCCCGGGCCGGTCCCAGCCGCGGGCGAGCGAGCGCAGCCCCGTCTCGATCGTGACCGTGAACACCACACCGGCGATGATGTCCGCACCGTAGTGGTAGCCGAAGCCCAGCGTGGCGCCGAGCGTGGCGATCAGCCAGAAGGTGCCCGCGTAGCGCAGCGCCCGAGGAGCCCTACGGGAATGGATGAAGATCGCGGTGGCCCACGCCGTGTGCAGGCTGGGCATGCAGTTGCGCGGGGTGAACTCGTCGAAGGGCATCGGGCCGGGGCCACCGACCGGCGGCGGCGTGTTCGGCCACAGGTCGGCCACCGCCCAGTGCGCGCCGTCGGCGCCGTAGGCGAAGATCGGGCCGACCACCGGGAAGATCATGTAGATGCCCGGTCCGAGCAGACCGATGACCAGGAAGGTGCGCACCAGGTGGTGGCTCGGGAAGCGGCGCAGGGCCGCCACGTGGCGCAGTTGGTACAGCGCGACGGCGACCGCGGCCACCGCGAGCTGGATGTAGACGAATTCGAGAACGCGGAACCCGACCGTGCCGGTGGCCTCGACGATCCGGCCCGCCACCCACGACGGGTTGCCCAGCGCGTGATCGGCGGTCGCCACGTACTGGTCGAGCACCATCGGGCGGGACTTCGAGGTGATCAGCAGCCAGGTGTAGCCGGTCTTGCGGCCGGCCACCAGCAGCAGCGCCAGTCCCACGCCCTTCAGCAGCAGGAGACGCTCACGGCCGGTGCGGCGCGTGACGGCGATGACGGCCCAGGCCAAGGTCACCAGCAACGC
Proteins encoded in this window:
- a CDS encoding serine/threonine-protein kinase, whose product is MFAQLPGVQSALTALSADDPHEIGGYRLHARLGSGGMGVVYLAYTPGGRPIALKAVRREFAADPEFRERFAQEVASARRIHGLFTAQVVDSGEDDHTPWLATAYVPGPSLHQVVQRHGPLPVRTVLLLVAGIAEALQEIHRVGVVHRDLKPANVLVAGDGPRVIDFGIARAADAAALTGVGLRIGTAAFMAPEQALGHPVTPATDVFALGALAGFVAGGVPPFGNGPESGALYRVVHEHPDLGRIPRELHDLLSWCLAKSPQDRPTTADLIAAVHAHPLVGPRPEFTDGWLPRPVLEEVGGRTDAHPAGEPAASGPSAGSGGAAGSGGAAGSGRPGPPVPEHLRATMTAAAYPAPGPGGTLPYAPGPVPGSDPAPAPAPDQAPDPAPIPALAPAAPASPARRDRRRDRNRLPVVALAAAALLACGGGAYWFGLPPEEGETPAAEPTAGPPRSTASAYVPGYSQAELTAPDSGYEFDLRAGKVVPVETAAWYLARGSDAFLLSEESDAFVADGSGELTPDDCARGIETRPVTTLPFKALTHERPFCVRSPDQREVAIVRLVEATSAGTVTIAVDHFRTS
- a CDS encoding DUF5933 domain-containing protein; amino-acid sequence: MTSSISRVLSRIGDGARSAARPRPRAVLWAAVGVIGLGFLVALELAARRYGVPGPITVQTREVIFAPQSGTVLYASMALMMVVLTWRQRFIGLAAAIGIDLVFWLVRRLVGAEMMFGNGALLVTLAWAVIAVTRRTGRERLLLLKGVGLALLLVAGRKTGYTWLLITSKSRPMVLDQYVATADHALGNPSWVAGRIVEATGTVGFRVLEFVYIQLAVAAVAVALYQLRHVAALRRFPSHHLVRTFLVIGLLGPGIYMIFPVVGPIFAYGADGAHWAVADLWPNTPPPVGGPGPMPFDEFTPRNCMPSLHTAWATAIFIHSRRAPRALRYAGTFWLIATLGATLGFGYHYGADIIAGVVFTVTIETGLRSLARGWDRPGVLLTAYGATVFVAYLASYRYLSMQLATYPWVFGPLLLLAMGSVIYGYVRITRMWERETAAAEAVRVPQPRREQQPELV
- a CDS encoding DUF4436 family protein yields the protein MSNPHRPARPARRVPLLPGLVLIAIVAAVTVGAWLQFGERQALDTAYTAGRADRDRIDVSATIQRVDAAGREMTLRVLVTPRGALAEADGVSPAEDLTVQTSTATRGDLTFKAHQRIATMDVPVALTGGSITDYPFDAYGADVEFGAVLGGEKVPVRVTLSNNDVLFSATVDASTTQGVAVLGIDLARSNSVFIFAIFMMLAMWALAVSVLIGGWYLVTRRKGLTWPALGWMAATLFALAAFRNTAPGSPPIGCLLDYIAFLWAETVIAFCLITVVITGIRAEPPATAPTDTP
- a CDS encoding agmatine deiminase family protein, yielding MSFTPPTRRSVLRTFAGIGAAVFGAAACGPAESGTRPGAAGSGSPQPAADGKRRFGAEWESHTRTFMSWPALASVWEQDLPYVREDIARIARAVGGYEEVIMMARPDQVSAAQKAVGSQVEVIPLAVDDLWARDTVPVFVEEGAEVVGVDFNFNGWGNKQEHTNDAQVGRLLLQKYGIPRVQAPLVAEGGSFETDGEGTLMVTESSIVNDNRNKGKSRDTIEAELKQTLGVQKVIWLAGVRGEDITDAHVDSLVRFTAPGVVLLDRAHPSTPPDSWSRSADQAKSVLSKATDARGRRFEVIDLPQPDLNRITGEGDDFVSTYANFYVANDSVFMPQFGDRKADDRARGILREHFPKRDVVMVKIDTIASGGGGIHCSTHDQPGKPAA
- a CDS encoding GNAT family N-acetyltransferase, translated to MEQAKAKATAPAAVEPAVLVGERVRLEPLELRHHDGLCAAVRDGSLWELAVTLVPHPDDVRGFIEEAMAARAEGTQLPYATVDAATGQVLGSTRLMMINTAQRRLEIGWTFLAESRQRTGVNTEAKLLMLTHAFEALGMNRVELLTDVRNTKSRAAIAGLGATHEGVLRHHMVMRDGWIRDTAVYSITRPEWPQAKRALEARRAGRPAARSGG
- a CDS encoding TetR/AcrR family transcriptional regulator; the encoded protein is MSDRRRAILEGAARVIARRGVRGLRVSDLAAEAGVSTALIYYHFKDRTGILRHALAFIGDRADRYTGAADEVGAAPPTADPRRLLERILLLEFQDLPEVRENSTAWGELRAHTIFDPELRDELAAAGAAWVEEVAGLLAAACPAAPGAAVTAAAERLTALLEGLSSRWLSGLLPVGHARDLMRGAIGVEISRLGSLAAKID